The following coding sequences lie in one Myxococcales bacterium genomic window:
- a CDS encoding BamA/TamA family outer membrane protein, with protein MASRHEDRRARRGPTWAAGLAQALVAALAVASCGPLTLGCAQTLAEKVPGDTDLAFTRVTIDAKPGTAEVDTGPLMGKLGSRVQSALFTPRKYNPFRVAEDRRRVQTYLATLGYFDAVVDEPTARLDEARRQATLAFVYNAGKRYTLADVAFRDLPSGVSLEGHVKATPGGPYDLEVLRLARYDMAQSLQREGFGHAKVYVRTYLDRAEKKIHVVYLCDPGPRTKVGKVTIEGHKKVDEADVRARLGLREGDPFSLTARERAERDLLDTGAFTQVVVSTSADVEQFLGDVPDSGGIIPDDRIDAEGHLTKRDVPDTIDLVVHLDEAPKARVRLRGTAELDPTRIDLTAGAGVELRNALGSRHHLTVRGRIGVGYLYRDETDQPTGLYGDALLRYTRPGLVGRTGDGRLSVAYKDNLYPGFHLREFTAGPGLRTTIAKGLFVDVDAVFRAAGQIDFGPFAADERARLALATKNTYIGAEISGALVWDERNDPVEPTSGHLLALRAAGSPVPGPNAGTYLQIAPEARAFVPLSSSFSLAGRASAGWVTGYGSEGVPLGPRLFGGGAFGMRGFGRDRLSPLARTCVPSATPTDPPVCRDEVAGGLSLAEASLELRYLPTLKQAGLTIFVDAGGAGARANPFADGLAMAAGLGPRLRLWYVPLSVDVSYRFVEAGKLAERGLLVFARIGEAF; from the coding sequence GTGGCTTCACGGCACGAAGATCGGCGCGCCCGTCGTGGGCCCACCTGGGCCGCCGGCCTCGCGCAGGCGCTCGTGGCGGCGCTCGCCGTGGCGTCCTGCGGCCCGCTCACGCTCGGCTGCGCGCAGACCCTCGCCGAGAAGGTGCCGGGCGACACCGACCTCGCCTTCACCCGCGTCACCATCGACGCGAAGCCCGGCACCGCCGAGGTCGACACCGGGCCCCTGATGGGCAAGCTCGGCTCGCGCGTGCAGTCGGCGCTCTTCACGCCGCGCAAATACAACCCGTTCCGCGTCGCGGAGGACCGGCGACGCGTCCAGACGTACCTCGCCACGCTGGGGTACTTCGACGCGGTCGTCGACGAGCCCACCGCGCGCCTCGACGAGGCCCGGAGGCAGGCGACCCTCGCGTTCGTGTATAATGCAGGCAAGCGCTACACCCTCGCCGACGTGGCGTTCCGCGACCTGCCGAGCGGGGTCTCACTCGAAGGGCACGTGAAGGCGACCCCCGGCGGCCCGTACGACCTCGAGGTGCTCCGCCTCGCGCGCTACGACATGGCCCAGTCGCTCCAGCGCGAGGGGTTCGGGCACGCGAAGGTGTACGTGCGCACGTACCTCGATCGCGCCGAGAAGAAGATCCACGTCGTGTACCTCTGCGATCCGGGCCCGCGAACGAAGGTGGGCAAGGTCACAATCGAGGGTCACAAGAAGGTCGACGAGGCCGACGTGCGAGCGCGACTCGGCCTGCGCGAGGGCGATCCCTTCTCGCTCACGGCGAGGGAGCGCGCCGAGCGCGATCTCCTCGACACCGGGGCGTTCACGCAGGTCGTCGTGTCGACGAGCGCCGACGTCGAACAGTTCCTCGGCGACGTCCCCGACTCGGGCGGCATCATCCCCGACGACCGCATCGACGCGGAGGGCCACCTCACGAAGCGCGACGTGCCCGACACGATCGACCTGGTGGTGCACCTCGACGAGGCCCCGAAAGCACGGGTGAGGCTCCGCGGCACGGCCGAGCTCGATCCGACGCGCATCGACCTCACGGCGGGCGCGGGCGTGGAGCTGCGCAACGCGCTCGGCTCTCGGCACCACCTCACGGTGCGAGGCCGCATAGGCGTCGGGTACCTGTACCGCGACGAGACCGACCAGCCCACGGGCCTCTACGGCGACGCGCTCTTGCGCTACACGCGGCCCGGCCTCGTCGGGCGCACGGGCGACGGGCGCTTGTCGGTGGCCTACAAAGACAACCTCTACCCGGGCTTCCACCTGCGCGAATTCACCGCCGGGCCGGGCCTCCGCACCACCATCGCGAAGGGACTCTTCGTCGACGTCGACGCCGTGTTCCGCGCGGCCGGCCAGATCGACTTCGGCCCGTTCGCCGCCGACGAGCGGGCGCGCCTCGCGCTGGCGACGAAGAACACGTACATCGGCGCCGAGATCTCTGGCGCCCTCGTGTGGGACGAGCGGAACGATCCCGTCGAGCCCACGAGCGGCCACCTCCTCGCGCTGCGCGCCGCGGGGAGCCCGGTGCCGGGCCCGAACGCGGGAACTTACCTGCAGATTGCACCCGAAGCGCGCGCCTTCGTGCCCCTCTCGAGCTCGTTCTCGCTCGCTGGGCGCGCGTCGGCGGGGTGGGTCACGGGCTATGGGAGCGAGGGTGTCCCGCTCGGCCCGCGGCTCTTCGGCGGCGGCGCGTTTGGCATGCGCGGCTTCGGCCGCGACCGCCTCTCACCGCTCGCGCGGACGTGTGTTCCGAGCGCCACGCCGACCGATCCGCCCGTGTGCCGCGACGAGGTCGCCGGCGGTCTCTCGCTCGCCGAGGCCTCCCTCGAGCTCCGCTATCTCCCGACGCTCAAACAAGCGGGCCTCACGATCTTCGTCGACGCGGGCGGCGCCGGCGCGCGGGCCAACCCGTTCGCGGACGGCCTCGCCATGGCCGCGGGCCTCGGGCCGCGCCTCAGGCTCTGGTACGTACCGCTCTCGGTCGACGTGAGCTACCGTTTCGTGGAGGCAGGCAAGCTCGCCGAGCGTGGATTGCTCGTGTTCGCGCGCATCGGGGAGGCCTTTTAG
- a CDS encoding nuclear transport factor 2 family protein, with protein sequence MTRPPSPPFDAETAAQKARMAEDAWNSRDPARVALAYTEDSRWRNRSEIFEGREAIRAFLERKWRAELEYRLIKEVWAFTGNRIAVRFVYECQDAARAWKRSHGNEQWEFDELGLMRRREASINDVSISEGERLFRWPLGRRPDDHPGLTGMGL encoded by the coding sequence ATGACACGCCCGCCCTCGCCCCCGTTCGACGCCGAGACCGCCGCGCAGAAGGCCCGCATGGCCGAAGACGCATGGAACAGCCGGGACCCTGCACGGGTGGCGCTGGCCTACACCGAGGACAGCCGCTGGCGAAATCGGTCCGAGATCTTCGAGGGGCGCGAGGCCATTCGAGCCTTCCTCGAGCGCAAGTGGCGCGCGGAGCTCGAGTATCGCCTCATCAAGGAGGTCTGGGCCTTCACGGGCAACCGCATCGCCGTGCGCTTCGTCTACGAGTGCCAGGACGCGGCGCGGGCGTGGAAGCGGAGCCACGGCAACGAGCAGTGGGAGTTCGACGAGCTCGGCCTCATGCGGCGCCGTGAGGCCAGCATCAACGACGTGTCGATCTCGGAGGGCGAGCGCCTCTTCCGGTGGCCGCTTGGCCGGCGTCCCGACGACCACCCTGGCCTCACGGGCATGGGGCTCTGA
- a CDS encoding fatty acid desaturase, producing the protein MSPAVPSVSPRDLVAPPIAVPTLALAAGALGAFVSLAWLGATGRLPVPLVVALQGVAAFAAFTPMHDASHRSVARSAPLNELVGWAMALVLTAPFSAFRYLHLEHHRNTNDPVRDPDMWSGAGSAWSRLFRFATQDMAYYVFYARQGKSRPRGEVAGAVLGLVLTYGPMVALGVAGYGREALLFWAVPARLGIMLLAFSFDWLPHHPHVVLGRTDPFRATSVIEHRFLTPLLLSQNYHLVHHLFPGVPFYDYGRVWWSRRDELVSRGALVRRIGRSTEDATPKGSHDAHALTVSRVVDEARGTKSFELAVPEALWPVFRHDAGQFTTVEVEVAGEVLRRSYSFSRPSAGGGSVRITVKRIPGGRVSAFLHENVREGDVVHVSTPRGRFVLRESSEARHGRPIVCFAAGSGITPVRAIAEEALAATERPVRLFASSRDRASVVFEAELRELEARFGARFTLTIHVDDEHGLPTAEALESTLGGGEPDVYVCGPAPFQAVVDAMLDARSVPSARRFSERFAASPRAGERPRGCAGTLHVKAGKRVHLVTVHEGDTLLEASRRAGLRLAASCEEGYCGSCAVRLSGGSVTMRANDALDDATLAEGMILPCQSVLDTTGQEVEIDLSERERDPA; encoded by the coding sequence ATGTCTCCAGCCGTACCGAGCGTGTCGCCGCGAGATCTCGTCGCGCCACCGATCGCCGTTCCCACCCTCGCGCTCGCCGCGGGGGCCCTCGGGGCCTTCGTGTCGCTCGCGTGGCTGGGCGCCACGGGGCGCCTCCCCGTACCGCTGGTGGTGGCGCTCCAAGGCGTCGCGGCGTTTGCGGCGTTCACCCCCATGCACGACGCCTCGCACAGGTCGGTCGCGCGCTCGGCTCCGCTGAACGAGCTCGTCGGGTGGGCGATGGCGCTCGTCCTCACCGCGCCGTTCTCCGCGTTCCGGTACCTGCACCTCGAGCATCACCGCAACACGAACGATCCCGTCCGTGACCCCGACATGTGGAGCGGCGCGGGGAGCGCCTGGTCGCGCCTCTTTCGTTTCGCCACACAAGACATGGCCTATTACGTCTTCTACGCGAGACAGGGCAAATCACGTCCTCGCGGCGAGGTCGCCGGCGCGGTGCTCGGGCTCGTCCTCACCTACGGGCCCATGGTGGCGCTGGGCGTCGCAGGGTACGGGCGCGAGGCGCTCCTCTTCTGGGCCGTCCCGGCGCGGCTCGGGATCATGCTGCTCGCGTTCTCGTTCGACTGGCTCCCCCATCATCCGCACGTGGTGCTGGGCCGCACCGACCCCTTCCGCGCCACGTCCGTGATCGAGCACCGCTTCCTCACGCCGCTCCTGCTCTCTCAAAACTACCACCTCGTCCACCACCTCTTCCCGGGAGTGCCCTTCTACGACTACGGGCGCGTCTGGTGGAGTCGCCGAGACGAGCTCGTGTCTCGCGGCGCGCTCGTGCGCCGCATCGGCCGGAGCACGGAGGACGCGACACCGAAGGGCTCGCACGACGCCCACGCCCTCACCGTGTCACGGGTCGTCGACGAAGCTCGAGGCACGAAGTCGTTCGAGCTCGCCGTACCCGAGGCGCTCTGGCCCGTGTTCCGACATGACGCAGGGCAGTTCACGACGGTCGAGGTGGAGGTCGCAGGTGAGGTTCTCCGCCGTTCGTATTCCTTCTCTCGACCCTCGGCGGGCGGGGGTTCCGTGCGCATCACGGTCAAGCGCATCCCCGGCGGGCGAGTCTCGGCTTTCCTCCACGAGAACGTGCGCGAGGGCGACGTCGTCCACGTGTCGACACCCCGCGGGCGGTTCGTTCTTCGGGAATCGAGCGAGGCTCGTCACGGGAGACCGATCGTGTGCTTCGCGGCCGGGAGCGGGATCACCCCCGTTCGCGCGATTGCCGAGGAGGCCCTCGCGGCGACTGAGCGCCCCGTGCGGCTCTTCGCTTCGAGCCGCGATCGCGCGTCGGTCGTGTTCGAGGCGGAGCTTCGGGAGCTCGAGGCCCGCTTCGGGGCTCGCTTCACGCTCACGATCCACGTCGACGACGAGCACGGGCTCCCCACCGCCGAGGCGCTCGAGAGCACCCTGGGCGGCGGCGAGCCCGACGTGTACGTGTGCGGGCCAGCCCCGTTTCAAGCCGTCGTCGACGCGATGCTCGACGCGCGCTCCGTGCCCTCGGCGCGTCGATTCTCGGAGCGCTTCGCGGCGAGCCCCCGCGCGGGCGAGCGGCCGCGCGGGTGCGCCGGGACGCTCCACGTGAAGGCCGGGAAACGTGTTCACCTCGTCACGGTCCACGAGGGCGACACGCTCCTCGAGGCCAGCCGACGCGCAGGTCTGCGGCTCGCCGCGTCGTGCGAAGAGGGCTATTGTGGGTCGTGCGCGGTCCGGCTCTCGGGGGGCTCCGTCACGATGCGCGCGAACGACGCGCTCGACGACGCCACCCTCGCCGAAGGCATGATCCTGCCCTGCCAGTCCGTGCTCGACACGACGGGGCAAGAGGTCGAAATCGACCTCTCCGAGCGCGAGCGCGACCCCGCCTAG
- a CDS encoding discoidin domain-containing protein — protein MPQLLRKLSSGLLLRDLEQSASARGETEPLGERRRAAVASARLDAAMLLASKGSVAEAAILLRAADAALEGEAEESTPLSAELSAEARTAFDEHLDSLTQKLAERTRAALSPAAIRKLRRRRIGGLAFFASLVVLGALLLRRGSHVLTPEASASWGDAFTPKAAVDGLVRTEWLLPDATAGWVEVRLARPRSVSRIRLLNARNLPHADRSTDEFHMEAFLGEKVVKSIDGRFPGYRPKPTWIAYDVDETVDRVRIEVRSWHLSGGGFAEIEVE, from the coding sequence GTGCCCCAGCTCCTCCGAAAGCTCTCGAGTGGCCTCCTGCTCCGCGATCTGGAGCAGAGCGCCTCCGCGCGCGGCGAGACCGAGCCCCTGGGCGAGCGGAGGCGAGCGGCCGTCGCTTCGGCGAGGCTCGACGCCGCCATGCTCCTCGCCTCGAAGGGCTCCGTGGCCGAGGCCGCCATCCTGCTCCGCGCGGCCGATGCTGCGCTCGAAGGCGAGGCGGAGGAGTCCACGCCCCTCAGCGCCGAGCTGTCCGCCGAGGCGCGGACCGCCTTCGACGAGCACCTCGACTCTCTCACGCAGAAGCTCGCCGAGCGAACGCGCGCCGCGCTCTCCCCGGCGGCCATCCGAAAACTCCGACGGCGACGGATCGGCGGCCTCGCCTTCTTTGCGAGCCTCGTCGTTCTGGGCGCCCTGCTATTGCGCCGCGGTTCCCATGTGCTCACGCCCGAGGCCTCCGCTTCGTGGGGGGATGCCTTCACGCCGAAGGCCGCGGTCGATGGGCTCGTTCGCACCGAGTGGCTGCTCCCAGACGCCACCGCGGGCTGGGTAGAGGTTCGCCTCGCGCGACCCCGCAGCGTGTCGCGCATTCGCCTCTTGAACGCCCGCAACCTGCCCCACGCCGACCGCTCGACCGACGAGTTTCACATGGAGGCCTTCCTCGGTGAGAAGGTCGTCAAGAGCATTGACGGCCGATTCCCGGGCTATCGACCCAAGCCCACATGGATCGCGTACGACGTGGACGAGACCGTGGACCGCGTTCGCATCGAGGTGCGCTCATGGCACCTGAGCGGCGGTGGCTTCGCCGAGATCGAGGTCGAGTGA
- a CDS encoding protein kinase, translating to MVKVVDFGIAKLGPSLSESVSTTHTGDLVGTPVYMAPEQVFGEADVDGRADVWALGILLYEALAGALPTAAATLGQVLKAITRDPIAPLALAAPARESAWRRSSCASAPWGAKRGGAPAIGLCPGSRRPYARGLHAVERPQREPVLA from the coding sequence GTGGTGAAGGTCGTCGACTTCGGCATCGCGAAGCTCGGCCCCTCGCTCTCCGAGTCCGTCTCGACGACCCACACCGGCGATCTCGTGGGCACGCCCGTGTACATGGCCCCCGAGCAGGTCTTCGGCGAAGCCGACGTGGACGGTCGCGCGGACGTCTGGGCGCTGGGGATCTTGCTCTACGAGGCGCTCGCGGGCGCTCTGCCGACCGCCGCCGCGACCCTCGGCCAGGTACTGAAGGCCATCACCCGCGACCCCATCGCCCCGCTGGCGCTCGCCGCACCCGCGCGGGAGTCGGCGTGGCGCCGTTCGTCTTGCGCCTCCGCTCCTTGGGGCGCGAAGCGCGGCGGAGCTCCGGCGATTGGTCTGTGCCCCGGGTCGCGTCGCCCGTATGCTCGAGGCCTGCATGCCGTCGAGAGGCCACAGCGAGAGCCTGTTCTCGCCTGA
- a CDS encoding DMT family transporter produces MGHLAPPAPPPPIPRAYAWMALSAVLFAAMNFFARLASASAPWPLVGAARALTGALIAALVATARGVPLRPRAPRRMWARSALGTAAMVCTFYALSRREMPLGDTTTLLNLTPVLLAVLTPTFLGERTGPRVFVAVAISLSGVALVLRPAALFGAAVATGTGALVAGSVATLASVFGAFAMMALRRLGQSEAPEPIALHFSLVAAATFSLLALPTLRLPSAQDALYMFAAGVSAGLAQLAMTRAYALERAARVSAVSYLAVAASAAAGALALHEWPAPLTLCGMGLVVGGGLVIALDRAPAPPPASPPSVPSPASR; encoded by the coding sequence TTGGGTCACCTCGCCCCGCCCGCGCCGCCGCCCCCGATCCCGCGCGCCTATGCGTGGATGGCGCTCTCCGCGGTGCTGTTCGCGGCCATGAACTTCTTCGCGCGGCTCGCGAGCGCGAGCGCCCCGTGGCCGCTCGTCGGAGCCGCTCGCGCGCTCACCGGCGCGCTCATCGCCGCGCTCGTCGCCACCGCGCGCGGGGTGCCGCTGCGCCCGCGCGCGCCACGCCGCATGTGGGCCCGCAGCGCGCTCGGCACCGCCGCGATGGTGTGCACTTTCTACGCGCTCTCGCGACGCGAGATGCCGCTCGGCGACACCACGACCCTGCTGAACCTCACCCCGGTGCTCCTCGCCGTGCTCACCCCTACGTTCCTCGGCGAGCGCACGGGCCCACGCGTCTTCGTCGCCGTCGCGATCTCCTTGTCGGGCGTGGCGCTCGTGCTCCGGCCTGCGGCCCTGTTCGGCGCCGCCGTGGCGACGGGCACCGGCGCCCTCGTGGCGGGCTCGGTCGCGACCCTCGCGTCCGTGTTCGGCGCCTTCGCGATGATGGCGCTCCGCAGGCTCGGCCAGTCCGAGGCCCCCGAGCCCATCGCGCTGCACTTCTCGCTGGTGGCGGCCGCCACGTTCTCGCTGCTGGCCCTCCCGACCCTGCGCCTCCCCAGCGCACAAGATGCACTCTACATGTTCGCGGCTGGCGTTTCGGCCGGGCTCGCGCAGCTCGCGATGACCCGGGCGTATGCGCTGGAGCGGGCCGCGCGGGTGTCGGCGGTGAGCTACCTCGCGGTCGCGGCGAGCGCGGCCGCAGGCGCCCTCGCGCTCCACGAGTGGCCGGCTCCGCTCACGCTCTGTGGCATGGGGCTCGTCGTGGGGGGTGGCCTCGTCATCGCGCTCGATCGCGCCCCCGCGCCACCGCCCGCATCGCCGCCCTCGGTCCCTTCCCCAGCGTCGCGCTGA